A genomic segment from Candidatus Thorarchaeota archaeon encodes:
- a CDS encoding histidinol phosphate phosphatase: protein MSPADTSRTGRDARTAGLCHTGTARLGFRVLRLTIAVTQDAFEHKALIAVCAQSHIMRFPASESEMQDYLDFAVKTTSEAGQLTLRYFRTGITVETKRDGTPVTVADREAEVFIRDRIRENYPEHTVRGEEFGTNEVSSDYEWLIDPIDGTKSFVNGIPLYTTLLALLYRGTPVLGVVHCPPLAETVAAVSGLGCTLNGRACHVSSTERLEDAMVNVTDYRDLYAVRPDLTERLISTAKSCRAWGDAYGYVLVATGRADVMVDAVMSPWDIAPLGPIITEAGGVLGDLDGRPDLLGTSSVACNRRLFGELFGIS from the coding sequence GTGAGTCCAGCTGATACGAGCCGAACAGGCCGCGATGCAAGGACAGCAGGACTCTGCCATACTGGGACTGCTCGCTTGGGCTTCCGTGTGCTCCGCCTGACGATAGCAGTGACACAAGACGCATTTGAACACAAGGCCCTTATTGCAGTCTGCGCTCAGTCTCACATCATGAGATTCCCGGCATCAGAGTCTGAAATGCAGGACTATCTCGACTTCGCGGTGAAGACGACGTCCGAGGCAGGTCAACTGACACTGAGGTACTTCCGAACAGGAATCACGGTGGAGACAAAGAGGGATGGCACCCCGGTCACCGTTGCAGACAGGGAGGCGGAGGTCTTCATCCGAGACAGAATACGCGAGAACTATCCGGAGCACACCGTGAGAGGCGAGGAGTTCGGGACCAATGAGGTGTCCTCGGACTACGAGTGGCTGATTGACCCCATCGACGGCACCAAGTCCTTCGTGAATGGGATACCACTCTATACGACGCTTCTGGCTCTGCTCTACCGCGGCACTCCTGTGCTCGGTGTTGTGCACTGTCCGCCGCTTGCTGAGACCGTCGCTGCTGTGAGCGGACTCGGTTGCACACTCAATGGTCGTGCCTGTCATGTCAGTTCCACAGAGCGGCTTGAGGATGCCATGGTCAATGTCACAGACTACCGAGACCTCTATGCAGTGAGACCTGATCTTACAGAACGGCTCATCTCGACTGCCAAGTCCTGTCGGGCGTGGGGTGACGCATATGGATACGTGCTGGTGGCCACAGGCCGTGCGGATGTCATGGTTGACGCGGTCATGAGCCCATGGGACATAGCCCCATTAGGTCCCATCATTACAGAGGCTGGGGGAGTCCTGGGCGACCTCGACGGCCGGCCCGACCTACTTGGGACTTCGTCTGTCGCCTGCAACAGACGTCTGTTCGGCGAGTTGTTCGGCATCTCTTGA
- a CDS encoding MBL fold metallo-hydrolase — MSIVIKWLGHAGFQITGLGQVIYIDYYRPKKLEERLPAPTEAASVVLCTHSHGDHCDLDAIKTVLSKRTKMMAPASCREKLGKEMVQVRAGEPQDSGQVRIMPVEAYNVKRFRTPGNPYHPKGFGVGYVISLEGKTVYHAGDTDLIPEMSELGKVDVALLPVGDTYTMDIQEGLQAVGIVKPRYAIPMHTWDKDVSDFEKGLASSTVTRPVILKEGQEFSLS, encoded by the coding sequence ATGAGCATTGTAATCAAGTGGCTTGGTCATGCAGGATTCCAGATAACTGGGTTGGGGCAGGTCATATACATCGACTACTATCGACCCAAGAAGCTCGAAGAACGGCTGCCAGCACCGACGGAAGCGGCCTCGGTCGTCCTGTGCACCCACAGCCATGGTGACCACTGCGACCTTGACGCCATCAAGACCGTACTCAGCAAGAGGACCAAGATGATGGCGCCGGCGTCATGCCGCGAGAAGCTGGGCAAAGAGATGGTTCAGGTGCGGGCTGGAGAGCCACAGGACTCCGGGCAAGTTCGCATCATGCCAGTGGAGGCCTACAATGTCAAACGATTCCGCACGCCGGGCAACCCCTATCATCCCAAGGGATTTGGAGTGGGATACGTCATCTCACTGGAAGGAAAGACCGTGTACCATGCGGGTGACACCGACCTCATACCAGAGATGAGTGAACTGGGGAAGGTTGATGTCGCGTTGCTACCGGTTGGCGACACCTACACAATGGACATCCAAGAGGGGCTTCAGGCAGTTGGCATAGTCAAACCCAGATATGCGATACCGATGCACACATGGGACAAGGACGTGAGCGACTTCGAGAAGGGGCTGGCAAGCAGCACTGTCACAAGACCGGTGATTCTCAAGGAGGGACAGGAGTTCAGCCTCAGCTGA
- a CDS encoding 4Fe-4S dicluster domain-containing protein, translating into MDPELHTPTSSFAEEISSIPGGEGINKCIQCGLCTASCVIARTTDRYHPRKLIQKILLGKRNEVLTDRQPWLCMTCRMCEERCQEGVSPAEIFHAVRQIAAREGHVPTSFRKAVDKVLNDGWMLADAYSDWNEDERADLGLSPDLGWNKTFANRVRRRYLSEGSAVA; encoded by the coding sequence ATGGATCCAGAGTTACACACTCCGACGTCAAGTTTCGCCGAGGAGATTTCATCCATCCCCGGAGGCGAGGGCATCAACAAGTGCATTCAGTGCGGCCTGTGCACTGCAAGTTGCGTGATTGCCCGGACAACCGACCGATACCATCCCCGAAAGCTGATTCAGAAGATCCTGCTGGGAAAGAGGAATGAGGTGCTGACTGACCGCCAACCGTGGCTCTGCATGACCTGCAGGATGTGTGAGGAGCGATGCCAAGAGGGTGTCAGCCCGGCCGAGATATTCCATGCCGTACGACAGATTGCAGCGCGCGAGGGACATGTCCCTACGTCGTTCAGGAAGGCGGTGGATAAGGTTCTTAACGACGGCTGGATGCTCGCCGACGCATACAGCGACTGGAATGAAGACGAAAGGGCAGACTTGGGTCTCAGTCCGGACCTCGGCTGGAACAAGACCTTCGCGAACCGGGTGAGACGTAGGTACCTGTCCGAAGGAAGTGCAGTTGCATGA
- a CDS encoding CoB--CoM heterodisulfide reductase iron-sulfur subunit B family protein, translating into MTELILYRGCTTPVRLPAYEAATIAVLEKLGVKIHEMKDANCCGAQYIESLSRQAYAAMSGRILALAEEEGKDILALCGACSGSLKLNKHYLDENPEAKAELNELLAEEGLRYTGKVRVRHLLQVLAEDIGFPAIEAAIVRPYSGIKMAAHYGCHVTRPYEIVQVDDPENPTILDRLVELTGATAVDYAGKTRCCGGPLLAMDPDTAGLIGLEKIKHVIEAGADGIVTACVFCDIQLTQVQFGENSQVQKKVPVIPITQFLGPALGIEEEKLGLGMNKISPYGLFAKQEAKA; encoded by the coding sequence ATGACAGAACTGATCCTCTACCGTGGGTGTACAACACCCGTGAGACTGCCAGCCTACGAAGCGGCGACCATTGCAGTCCTTGAGAAGCTGGGTGTCAAGATTCACGAGATGAAGGATGCAAACTGCTGCGGGGCGCAGTACATCGAGTCACTCAGTCGGCAGGCGTACGCAGCGATGAGCGGTCGAATCCTAGCTCTGGCTGAGGAAGAGGGCAAGGACATACTTGCGTTGTGTGGTGCATGTTCGGGCTCGCTCAAGCTCAACAAGCACTATCTGGACGAGAACCCTGAGGCCAAGGCAGAACTGAACGAGTTGCTCGCCGAGGAAGGACTCAGATACACAGGCAAGGTCCGAGTGCGGCACCTGCTGCAGGTTCTCGCGGAAGACATCGGCTTCCCCGCAATTGAGGCTGCAATAGTAAGACCCTACTCGGGAATCAAGATGGCTGCCCACTATGGGTGCCACGTCACAAGACCCTATGAGATTGTCCAAGTGGACGACCCGGAGAATCCGACCATACTCGACCGACTTGTCGAGCTCACCGGCGCAACGGCGGTTGACTATGCGGGAAAGACCCGGTGCTGCGGTGGTCCGCTACTGGCGATGGACCCGGACACTGCTGGACTCATAGGTCTGGAGAAGATCAAGCATGTGATTGAGGCTGGTGCGGATGGCATTGTGACGGCGTGTGTCTTCTGCGACATCCAGCTGACTCAGGTGCAGTTCGGAGAGAACTCCCAGGTTCAGAAGAAGGTGCCAGTCATACCCATCACACAGTTCCTGGGTCCCGCCCTCGGGATTGAAGAGGAGAAGCTGGGTCTCGGCATGAACAAGATCAGTCCATATGGTCTATTTGCTAAACAGGAGGCTAAGGCATGA
- a CDS encoding CoB--CoM heterodisulfide reductase iron-sulfur subunit A family protein, which translates to MTKDKTSQKSALVIGGGVAGMQASLDIASQGYRVYLVEKQTSIGGRMAALDKTFPTLDCSACILTPRLSEVARHPNIELLTYSEVESVKGKAGKFRVTVRRKARYVDEDKCSGCGDCSRECPVEVPNEFDEGLGFRKAIYIPFPQATPNVYAIDRERCIQCKRCQKTCERGAIDFEMTDQIVELQVGAIIVATGYKLFDVSQYPRLGYGKYTNVITAMEYERLINAAGPTQGHLIRLSDGRVPKNIAFIQCVGARDVAKGVPYCSRVCCMYGIKNAVMAREHDPEARVTVYYADIRAFGKGFEEFYEMAKTRFGVDFVKGRVGELSENPHNQNLVMSVENILTGKVSEREHDLVVICPGLQPPEGLDTIANALGLERSIDGYLNVEDRFAAPVETLVPGVFTCGCADGPKDIPDSVTAGSAAAMKATIILAVGGVA; encoded by the coding sequence ATGACGAAGGACAAGACGAGTCAGAAGAGCGCTCTCGTGATTGGAGGTGGGGTCGCAGGTATGCAGGCCTCGCTCGACATCGCCTCACAGGGCTACCGTGTCTACCTTGTCGAGAAACAGACATCAATTGGCGGAAGAATGGCCGCTCTCGACAAGACATTCCCAACTTTGGACTGTAGCGCGTGCATCCTGACGCCGAGGCTGAGCGAGGTTGCCAGGCACCCCAACATCGAGTTGCTGACGTATTCGGAGGTCGAGAGCGTAAAGGGCAAGGCTGGCAAGTTCCGAGTGACAGTACGACGCAAGGCTCGCTATGTTGATGAGGACAAGTGCAGCGGCTGCGGGGACTGCTCTAGAGAGTGCCCTGTTGAAGTGCCGAATGAGTTCGACGAGGGACTCGGCTTTCGAAAGGCGATATACATCCCATTTCCGCAGGCGACTCCCAACGTATATGCGATAGACCGAGAACGATGCATACAATGCAAGCGGTGTCAGAAGACGTGTGAGCGGGGTGCTATCGACTTTGAGATGACCGACCAGATAGTAGAGCTTCAGGTCGGGGCGATCATCGTAGCAACAGGCTACAAGCTGTTCGATGTCTCGCAATACCCGCGACTCGGATACGGAAAGTACACCAACGTTATCACGGCCATGGAGTACGAACGCCTCATCAATGCTGCAGGGCCGACGCAGGGTCACCTGATACGACTCTCTGACGGGCGCGTGCCAAAGAACATCGCGTTCATTCAGTGTGTTGGGGCGAGGGATGTCGCCAAGGGTGTGCCCTACTGCTCCAGGGTCTGTTGCATGTACGGTATCAAGAACGCGGTGATGGCCCGTGAGCACGACCCCGAAGCGAGAGTCACCGTTTACTATGCGGACATTCGAGCCTTCGGCAAGGGCTTTGAGGAGTTCTACGAGATGGCCAAGACCCGTTTTGGTGTTGACTTTGTGAAGGGACGTGTTGGCGAGCTGAGTGAGAACCCCCACAACCAGAACTTGGTGATGAGTGTTGAGAACATTCTGACGGGCAAGGTCTCAGAGAGAGAGCATGACCTTGTTGTCATATGCCCGGGTCTTCAACCTCCCGAAGGGCTGGACACGATTGCCAACGCACTGGGACTGGAGCGGTCCATAGACGGTTACCTCAACGTAGAAGACCGCTTCGCTGCACCTGTGGAGACCCTTGTCCCGGGTGTCTTCACCTGCGGTTGTGCTGACGGCCCAAAGGACATTCCAGACAGCGTCACTGCAGGGAGTGCTGCGGCAATGAAGGCTACAATCATCTTGGCTGTAGGAGGTGTGGCCTGA
- a CDS encoding CoB--CoM heterodisulfide reductase iron-sulfur subunit A family protein, protein MTGTEEPRIGVFVCHCGHNIAGTVDVAKVAQTAAGLPNVVFATDEMFMCSDNGQQLIREKIKEHRLNRVVVASCSPRMHEPTFRRVCEEAGLNRYLFEQVNLREHVSWCHMREPEAATAKAIDLVRMSVARAARLETLPVKTVQVTPRTLVVGGGIAGITASLDIADRGFEVVLVERQPRLGGNLINWTHLFPTDETGAEVLEPLINRVRNHDKIKIFTDAEVVAFDGYIGNFQATVRETKTGRESHHDVGAVIVTTGFQSFKPHGYYGYKITPDILTLAELQEMPRSKELRRPSDGQLVKKLAFIGCVGSREPGVKGHEHCSRHCCSAVAKAAADLRARTEEVVILYQDVRTYGKGHEEFHRLARSRRVIYSKFPERDKPKVTLEDGRITIRWHDVLADEDLILQPDMLVLASAMVPPDTADEVAKLFSLTRSSDGFFNPEHIKLAPLTTHTAGIMIAGAAQAAKNAHEAAIDASGAAAKAVGLMARGEVEIESTVAHVNPDLCSSCHTCVTACPYHAISMDTSRTPEVALVTEAKCHGCGTCAAGCPSGAIMMRHSTTDQILAMVEAYLCPPPAAQEVRAQ, encoded by the coding sequence ATGACCGGCACGGAAGAGCCCAGAATCGGTGTGTTTGTATGCCACTGCGGGCACAACATTGCCGGCACAGTTGATGTGGCCAAGGTCGCACAGACTGCTGCTGGACTGCCAAATGTCGTGTTTGCTACGGATGAGATGTTCATGTGCTCTGACAACGGGCAGCAGCTGATCCGTGAGAAGATCAAGGAGCACCGGTTGAACAGAGTAGTCGTGGCAAGCTGTTCTCCACGCATGCACGAACCCACCTTTAGGAGAGTCTGCGAAGAGGCGGGCCTGAACCGCTATCTGTTTGAACAGGTCAATCTCAGAGAACATGTCTCGTGGTGCCACATGAGAGAGCCGGAGGCTGCAACTGCAAAGGCAATAGACCTTGTGAGAATGTCGGTCGCCAGAGCAGCCAGACTGGAGACGCTACCTGTGAAGACCGTCCAAGTCACTCCTCGCACACTGGTCGTGGGTGGAGGAATCGCTGGAATCACTGCATCTCTGGACATTGCCGATCGTGGTTTCGAGGTGGTCCTGGTCGAACGACAGCCACGACTCGGTGGAAACCTGATAAACTGGACCCATCTCTTCCCGACTGACGAGACTGGAGCTGAGGTCCTCGAGCCGCTCATCAACAGGGTCCGGAATCACGACAAGATCAAGATCTTCACAGACGCCGAGGTCGTTGCTTTCGACGGTTACATCGGCAACTTCCAGGCGACTGTCAGAGAGACCAAGACAGGAAGGGAGTCGCACCATGACGTCGGTGCAGTCATTGTCACCACCGGCTTCCAGTCGTTCAAGCCACACGGCTACTATGGTTACAAGATCACTCCTGACATACTCACGCTCGCAGAGTTGCAGGAGATGCCCAGAAGCAAAGAGCTCAGACGTCCCAGCGACGGTCAGCTTGTGAAGAAGCTGGCATTCATAGGCTGTGTGGGTTCGCGGGAACCGGGAGTGAAGGGCCACGAGCACTGCTCAAGACACTGTTGCTCCGCAGTTGCAAAGGCCGCTGCGGACCTGAGAGCGCGCACCGAGGAGGTGGTCATTCTCTACCAGGATGTCCGGACATACGGAAAGGGACACGAGGAGTTCCACCGACTCGCTCGCTCTCGCAGAGTCATCTACAGCAAGTTCCCCGAGCGCGACAAGCCCAAGGTGACACTCGAGGATGGGAGGATCACTATCCGGTGGCATGATGTTCTTGCGGACGAGGACCTGATACTACAACCGGACATGCTAGTCTTGGCTTCCGCGATGGTGCCCCCTGACACCGCTGATGAGGTTGCCAAGTTGTTCAGCCTGACACGGTCTTCGGATGGATTCTTCAACCCCGAGCACATCAAGCTGGCGCCTCTGACAACGCACACGGCAGGTATCATGATAGCGGGTGCGGCTCAGGCCGCGAAGAACGCACATGAGGCAGCCATAGATGCTTCTGGTGCTGCTGCGAAGGCGGTGGGTCTCATGGCACGAGGCGAAGTCGAGATTGAGTCGACCGTTGCGCACGTCAACCCAGACCTGTGTTCGTCATGTCACACTTGTGTCACTGCATGTCCATACCATGCAATCTCAATGGATACCAGCCGAACACCAGAGGTCGCATTAGTGACGGAGGCAAAGTGCCATGGCTGTGGTACCTGTGCCGCAGGATGTCCGTCCGGTGCAATCATGATGCGTCATTCGACAACAGACCAGATTCTGGCAATGGTCGAGGCGTATCTGTGTCCACCACCAGCCGCCCAGGAGGTACGAGCACAATGA
- a CDS encoding hydrogenase iron-sulfur subunit translates to MSSHVLQEQASAEKTWEPRIVAYCCNWCSYAGADLAGTSRIQYPTNARIIRVNCTGRISPEFILAALDLGADGVLVSGCHPGDCHYTSGNLKLRARWALMEKAIEQAGVDPRRVRLQWASASEAQIFADGVRTLIDQVKKLGPIAREWR, encoded by the coding sequence ATGAGTTCACACGTTCTCCAAGAGCAAGCAAGCGCTGAGAAGACATGGGAACCGAGAATAGTTGCATATTGCTGTAACTGGTGCTCCTATGCAGGTGCGGACCTTGCAGGCACGAGTAGAATTCAGTACCCGACCAATGCGCGCATCATCAGGGTGAACTGCACTGGTCGAATAAGCCCCGAGTTCATACTCGCAGCCCTTGATTTGGGTGCAGACGGTGTGCTGGTCTCCGGTTGTCATCCGGGTGACTGTCACTACACGAGTGGCAACCTCAAGCTGAGGGCGCGGTGGGCACTGATGGAGAAGGCAATCGAGCAGGCTGGTGTTGACCCCAGACGCGTCCGCCTGCAGTGGGCAAGTGCGTCTGAGGCACAGATCTTTGCAGATGGCGTACGGACACTCATTGACCAAGTCAAGAAGCTTGGTCCGATAGCGAGGGAATGGCGATGA
- a CDS encoding (2Fe-2S)-binding protein translates to MSHFASFFEQKRGETRQQRKAIEEAIRQGATTVEHIAEKTKIPKPQVVWNLMGMLRWSVVEISGHSGDELTYRLKEEHA, encoded by the coding sequence ATGAGTCACTTTGCAAGTTTCTTTGAGCAGAAGCGCGGTGAGACGAGACAACAACGGAAGGCCATTGAGGAAGCCATCCGACAGGGAGCAACCACAGTCGAGCACATCGCTGAGAAGACGAAGATACCCAAGCCTCAGGTGGTCTGGAATCTCATGGGGATGCTCCGGTGGTCAGTCGTGGAGATAAGTGGGCACTCTGGAGACGAGCTCACATACAGGCTCAAGGAGGAGCATGCATGA